The sequence CAGATCATGAACGTGGTCATCCTCATCGCCCTGCTCTCCGCGATGAACGCCAACATCTACGGCGCCTCGCGGATGGCGCGGTCCCTGGTCGCCCGGGGCCAGGGGCCCGCGCTGCTCGGCCGGATCTCCTCCGGGGTGCCGCGCAACGCGGTGCTGTTCTCCTCGGTGTTCGGCTTCCTGTGCGTGCTGCTCAGCTACTGGCGGCCGGACGACGTGTTCCCGTGGCTGCTGAACATGATCGGCGCGGTGATCCTGGTCGTGTGGATCTTCATCGCCGTCTCGCAGCTGATCCTGCGCCGCCGCACCGAGCGCGAGACGCCGGAGAAGCTGGTCGTACGGATGTGGCTCTTCCCGGTCCTCACGATCGTGGCGCTCGCGGGCATGGCGGCCATCTTCCTGCTGATGCTGCGCCAGCCGGACACCCGTGACCAGCTGCTGGCCACGGGTGCGCTGACTGCGGTGCTGATCGTCATCGGTGTCGTACGTCAGCGGCGGCGCCGGGACGGCGAGGCCGCGGCGGAGATCCCCGCGCAGCGGACGTAGCCGCCCGGGGCGCGGCGGTGGTCACAGGAGCAGCACCGCCGCGCCCCACAGCAGCGAAACGGCCACCAGCGGCGGCCCGACCGGCATGCCCTGCCGGGCCGTCGGCGCCTCCTCGGCGGGCCGCAGCTCCGGGCGGAGCACCAGCGCCTGCACCTCCTCGGCGGCGCGCACCGCGTACGGCTCACGGCCCACGCGGCGCTCCAGCCACGCCCAGCCGGTGGGCGACAACTCGACGTTGGGGTGGTCCTTGCCCGTGCCGACGCGGATGGTGTCCTCGGAGTGGCGTACGGCGGTGGCCGCGTCCCACGCGACCCGCCGCACGCGCCAGGCCCCGGTCACCCAGAGCCCGTCGCGGTCTGCGGTGATCCGCCAGGTGAGCGCCGTCGCCACCGCCGAGATCAGCCAGGGCAGGGCCAGCGGCAGCCACAGCCAGTGCCACGAGGGCCCGTCGTCGACCATGGCCCAGATCCCGCCGCCCTGCACCACCAGCAGGCCGAGGCCCACCGCGCGCGAGAAGCCGTGCGCCTTCCACACCCGCAGGCCCGTGCCGGGCGTCATGGCGGCGACGATCTCCTCGACGGGCCGCTGCGCGTTCTTCCGCTCGGGGCGCCTGGGGCCGCGCTTCACCGGCCCCGGGGTGGCCGGCTTCACGGCGGTGACGCTGCACTCGACCAGGACCTCGGGCTCGTCCGCGTCGAGGCGTGCGGCGAGGGCGACTTCGGCACCGGCGTAGGGGGCGCCGTACAGGACGGCCTCCCGCAGCGGCGGGGGCGGGTCGTCGCCGGAGAGGATCTGCCGGACCTTGGTGAGGTCGACGGCGTCCGCGTCGTCGCCGTCGCCGTCCGCCTCCTCGTCCTCGTCCTCGAAGGCGTGCAGCGAGTGGAAGTGCAGGATCGGCCGGAGGGCCTCCGGGTCGTCGGCCGCGAACACCCAGGTCCGGCCGTCCTCGTGGTCCTCGCGCACCAGGACGCGCAGCACCGGCAGCGGACGGCGGCGCAGCCGCGCCGAACGCGTCCGCCCGTCCACGCCGTTCGCGAAGAACGCCAGCGCGGCGGCGGTGCCGCCCACCACCAGCGCCTCCCAGCCGAACGCGTCGTACGGCTCCGCGACCAGCGCCGCCCAGTCGCCGTCCACCACGATGTCGACCCGGCTGCCGACGGGGAAGTCCTCGGGGACGGCCGTCTCGAAGCGGTGGGTCCGCTCGTCGGCCTCCACCTTCAGGATGTCGTCGCCGTCGTCGTCCTGCTCCTGGGCCACCACCCGGCCGGTCAGCTGTGTGGCGCGCGCGGCCCGCTCCTCGTACGCGTCGGCGACCTGCTGGGCCTGCCAGTAGCCGAACCCGGCGACGGCCAGCATCAGTGCGGCCAGACCGAAGGAGAACCGGCCCCGGCGGAACGTCCGTGCGGCGGCGGGCAGCGGCTGTTCGACCGGCCCGGCCGCCTCCAGGGCCAGGGCCCGCTGCCGCCCGGCGAGGGTGAGCCGGTGGACGATCCCGGCGGTGGTGAACGCAGCGGCCAGGGGGTAGGCCAGCGCGTACGGTTCGCCGAACGACTCGGTGAAGCCGCCGTCCCCGGCGTACCCGACCAGCCCGGCCGCCAGCCCCACGAGGGCGAGCCGGGGCTGCCGCCACACCCAGTACGGGGTCAGCACCAGCACGACCGTCATCCCGATCCCCGGCCAGTCGGTGCCGCACGGCTGGGCGGACGTACAAGGGGTGAGGGGAGACGCCGCGATGTACCAGACCATCGGGACGAGCAGCGCCAGCACCGCCCAGAGCGGGTGAGCCCACCGGGCGGGCACGGCGGCGAGCCAGCGCTGGGCGTCGGGGGTCTGCCAGGCGGCGGTGCCGGGGGGTATGTGTTCGGCGGGCAGCGGGACGGGGGGACTGTTCACCAGCGCATTATGGCCAGGAGCGGCGTACGGACCCGGTCCGGGGCCCGGAGCTCACGGTTCCGGTACGGGTGCTGGGCGCGGCCGGGGAACACACACGTGGGCCACCGGACACGGCAGGGTCGGACTCCGTACGCCGGAAGGTCATCCGCCCTCGCTTCCGTGGTGGTTCCGCCACCTGAGGAGCTGTCATGTCCGCTGCACCGAGGCGTCGTTCGGTCCTCCTGGCCACCGCGGCCGTCACCGCCGCCGCCACCGCCGCCGCCACCGCCCCCGCCGTCGCGTCGGCCCCCGCGCCGGGCCCCCGCCATCCCTCCGGCCCCCTGGTGATCGGCCACCGAGGGGCGGCGGGCTGGCGCCCCGAGCACACCGCCGACTCGTACACCTGTGCCGTACGGGCCGGGGCCGACTGGATCGAGCCGGACCTCGTACCGACGAAGGACCATGTCTTGGTCGTGCGGCACGAGAACGAGATCGGCGGGACCACGGATGTCGGCGGGCGGCCGGAATTCGCGGACCGCCGCACCACGAGGACCGTGGACGGCAAGGCGGTGACCGGCTGGTTCACGGAGGACTTCACGCTGCGCGAGCTGAAAACGCTGCGCACGGTGGAGCGGCTGCCGCTGGTCCGCAACCGGAACACGGTCTTCGACGGCCGGGGGCGGGTGATGACCTTCCAGGAGGTGATCGACCTGGCCCGGCGGCTGTCCAAGGAGTCGGGCCGGCGGATCGCGGTCTTCCCGGAGACCAAGCACCCGACGTACTTCCGCGCGATCGGGCTGCCGCTGGAGGAGGAGCTGATCCGGGTGATCCGCCGCAACCGGCTGACCGCCCGGGAGTGCGTCGTCCAGTCCTTCGAACCGTCCAGCCTGCACCGCTTCGCCGCCGCCCGGCTCGGCCTCCCCCTCTGGCAGGCGCTGGGCACGAGCGGCGGCCCTTATGGTCACGCGGTCACCTATAAGGACATGATGAGCCCGGCCGGGCTGCGCGAGATCGCGTCGTACGCGCAGTGGATCGGGCCGGACAAGTCCTCCCTGGTCCCGCCGCACACGCTCCTCGCGGACGCGCACGCGGCGGGCCTGAAGGTGGGCGCGTACACCTTCCGCGCGGAGAACCAGTACCTCCCGGCCGCCCACCGCCGGGGTACCGCGCCGAACGACTTCGGCGACGCGTTCGCCGAGTACGCCTTCCACTACGGGCAGGGCGTGGACGCGGTGGTGACGGACTTCCCGGACATCGCGGTGCAGGCGCGGGAGGAACTGCGCGGTTAAGCGCCGGCTCTCAGCGCGTGGTGCGCCAGGCGCCGGTCCTCAGCGCGTGGTGCGCTTGCTCGCCGTCTTCTTGGCGGTCTTCTTGGCCGCCGTCCCCGCCGTCTTCTTGGCGGGCGTGGGCAGCGCGGTCTTCTTCGCCGGGGTGCGCTTGGCGGTCGTCCGCTTCGGGGACGCGGCGGCGGCCGCCGCCTCCTCGGTGTCGGCGCCGGCGTTCGACAGGGTGCCGGAGCTGCTCTCCAGGTGGGCGCGGACGAACCACTGGAACTGCTCCAGCCCCCGCAGGTGCTCGATGAGCAGGTCCTCGGTGACCGGGTCGAGTTCGCCGGCCTTCTCGACCGCCTCGCGGTGGTCCTCGATGATCCCCGTGTAGACCAGGTCCAGGGCGCCGAGGTGGGCGATGGCATCGGCGCGGCCGACGCTGTAGTCGTCCCAGGTGCGCTCCTTGACCAGGACGCCCGGCGTGCCCTGCGGCTCGCCGCCGAGGGCGGAGATGCGCTCGGCGGCCGCGTCGGCCATGTCCCGTACGGCGGCGGTCTGCGGGTCCAGCATCTCGTGGACGGCGATGAAGTGCGGCCCGACCACGTTCCAGTGGATGTGCTTGAGCGTCAGGGCGAGGTCGTTGAGCGCGTGCAGGCGCAGCGTCAGGAGGTCGATGACCTGACGGCCCTCGTCGACGCCGAGGCCGGGGACGGTGTAGCGGGGGGTGCGTGCGGGGGACATGGGGCTCCTCTTCGTCATCGGGAAACAGTGGACGGGTGTGTGCCGGGTGGGGGTTCAGCCGGCGTCGGCGGTGCCGCCTTCGGTCGGAGTGGCTCCGGCGCGCTCCCCGCCGGGCCGGACGGGGCCCGCCGCGTCGCGGATGCTCGCCAGGGCGGCGTCGGCCACCGCGCGCGGGGTGATGCCGAACTCCTCGTACAGGCGCTCGTAGGGGGCGGACGCGCCGAAGTGCTCCAGGCTGACCATGCGGCCCGCGTCGCCGACGACGTCCCGCCAGCCCTGGGCGACGGCCGCCTCGACGCTGACCCTGGCCCGTACCGCGGGCGGCAGGACCTCGTCCTGGTACGCGTACGGCTGGTCGGCGAACCACTCGCGGCAGGGCAGGGAGACCACCCGCGCGTCATGGCCCTCGGCGGCCAGCAACTCGCGCGCCTCCAGGGCGATGTGGACCTCGGAGCCGGTGCCGATGAGGATGACGTCGGGCGTCTCCTTGCGGCTGTCGGCGAGGACGTAGCCGCCCCGGGCCGCTCCGGAGGCGGGGGCGTAGGCGCCTTCGCCCTCGCCCCGCTCCAGGACCGGCAGCGGCTGCCGGGTGAGGGCGAGGCCGGCGGGGCGGTCGTGGTGCTCCAGGACGGTGCGCCAGCAGACGGAGGTCTCGTTGGCGTCGGCGGGCCGTACGACGTCGAGGCCGGGGATCGCGCGGAGGGCGGCCAGCTGCTCCACCGGCTGGTGGGTGGGGCCGTCCTCGCCGAGGCCGATGGAGTCGTGGGTCCAGACGTAGGTGACCGGCAGCTTCATCAGGGCGGCGAGGCGGACGGCCGGGCGCATGTAGTCGCTGAAGATCAGGAACGTACCGCCGTAGGGGCGGGTGAGGCTCTGGAGCGCGATGCCGTTGAGGACGGCGCCCATGGCGTGCTCGCGGATGCCGAAGTGGAGCGTGCGGCCGTAGGGGTTGCCCGGGAACTCGCCCGTCTGCTTCCCCTCCGGTACGAAGGACGGCTCGCCCTCCATGGTGGTGTTGTTGCTGCCCGCGAGGTCGGCCGAGCCGCCCCACAGCTCGGGCAGCACGGGCGCCAGTGCGGTCAGCACATCGCCGGAGGCCTTGCGGGTGGCGATGCCCTTGGGGTCGGCGTCGAAGACGGGCAGGCTGTCGGTCCACCCGTCGGGGAACTTCTGCTCCAGCAGCCGGTCCAGGAGTGCGGCGCGCCCGGGGTTGTCGGAGCGCCACCGCTGGTAGGAGGGCTCCCAGGCGCGGTGGGCCTCGGCGCCCCGCTCCCGTACCGCACGGACGTGCTTCAGTACGTCGTCCTCGACGGTGAAGTCGGCGTCCGGGTCGAAGCCGAGCAGCTTCTTGGTGGCCGCGACCTCGTCGTCGCCGAGCGCGGAGCCGTGGGCCTTGCCGGTGTTCTGCTTGGTCGGGGCGGGCCAGCCGATGATCGTGCGCAGCAGGATCAGGGAGGGGCGGCCGGTCTCGTTCTTCGCGGCCTCGACGGCGGCGAGGAGGGCGTCGACGTCCTCCACGTAGTCGCCGGTGCGGGTGAAGTCGACCGTCTGGACGTGCCAGCCGTACGCGGCGTAGCGGGCGGTCACGTCCTCGCTGAAGGCGATGTCGGTGTCGTCCTCGATGGAGATGTGGTTCGAGTCGTAGAAGACGACGAGGTTGCCCAGCTCCTGGTGTCCGGCCAGCGAACTGGCCTCGGACGTCACGCCTTCCATGAGGTCGCCGTCGGAGGCGACGACGTACACGTGGTGGTCGAAGGGGCTGGTGCCGGCCGGTGCGTCGGGGTCGAGGAGGCCGCGCTCGCGGCGGGCCGCCATGGCCATGCCGACGGCGGAGGCGAGCCCCTGGCCGAGCGGCCCGGTGGTGATCTCGACGCCCCGGGTGTGGCGGTACTCCGGGTGGCCGGGGGTGGAGGAGCCCCAGGTGCGCAGCGCCTTCAGGTCCTCCAGCTCCATGCCGTAACCGCTCAGGTACAGCTGAATGTAGAGGGTGAGGCTGGAGTGGCCGCAGGAGAGCACGAAGCGGTCGCGGCCGAGCCACTGGTCGTCGGCCGGGTCGTGGCGCATGACCTGCTGGAAGAGCAGGTACGCCAGCGGGGCCAGGCTCATCGCGGTGCCGGGGTGGCCGTGGCCCGCCTTCTGCACGGCGTCGGCGGCGAGCAGCCGCACGGTGTCGACGGCACGGACGTCGAGGGGGCCCCAGCCCGCCGCGTCCGCGACCGGCAGGGCCAGCTTCGGGTCGCGGCCGCGGTCCGGGCCGTCCGGCGCTTCGGGGGCGTTGGGGGGTGCCATCAAGTCCTCCTGGTCGGTGGGGCTGGCGGGCGGGCGGCGCACCTGCGGGCCCCGGCCCCGAGCCGCCCGGCTGCTTGGCCGGGTCCCCCGGGAAGCGGCGTCCAAACATGGGCGCCCACAGGGAGAGGGGCAGGCGAGAAGACAGAACGCCTTTATAACAAGAAAAGGGAGGATAATAGGACACCCGACGAGAACGAGAGGCCCACCATGTCGAAGAAACCGCCCCGGCACGGCGAGGGGCCGAGCAGGTTCAAGGGCGAGGAGCAGCACGGCTGGTCCCCCGATGTCGACGGGACGTCGCAGCGGCCCAACCCCAGCGCGCACCGCTCCTTCAACCCGGACACGTACGCCCCCGAGTCGGACAGGCCCCGGAAGAAGCCGACCGAGGAGGAGAAGCGCGCCTCCCTGGAAGGCACCACGACGGAGAGCGCGACGAGCCGCGGGGAGGACCGCGGCAAGGACTCCGACATGCACAGCACCGGCCGACGCGGCAGGTCCCGGCGCCCCAGCGGCGAGAAGGACGCGTCCGCCCATACGGGTGTCGACCCGGAGGAGCGGAAGGGCGGCGACCCGACGCACTGAGCCGTCAGCACCCACCGACGCGGGCCCGTCCGGTTCAGCCGGACGGGCCCGCGTACGCATGTCCCGGCCCGCCGCGCCCCGGACCCTCGGCAGGTCCTAGGCCGAAGGGCTGATCACTTCACGGACCTTCCTGCTGTTAGCCTGCTCTTGCATATAGGTTGCAATAACAACTGGACGGCATTCCCAGCAGTCGGAGGGCTCGCATCATGGCCACGTACACGCTCCCGGAACTCCCGTACGACTACGCGGCGCTCGAACCGGTCATCAACCCGCAGATCATCGAGCTGCACCACGACAAGCACCACGCCGCGTACGTCAAGGGCGCGAACGACACCCTGGAGCAGCTGGAGGAGGCCCGCGACAAGGAGGCCTGGGGAGCCATCAACGGCCTCCAGAAGAACCTCGCGTTCCACCTCTCCGGCCACATCCTGCACTCGATCTACTGGCACAACATGACGGGCGACGGCGGCGGCGAGCCCCTCGCGGCGGACGGCGTGGGCGACCTCGCCGACGCGATCACCGAGTCCTTCGGCACGTTCGCGGGCTTCAAGTCCCAGCTCACGAAGGCCTCGGCCACCACCCAGGGCTCCGGCTGGGGCGTGCTCGCGTACGAGCCCCTCAGCGGCAAGCTCATCGTGGAGCAGGTCTACGACCACCAGGGCAACGTGGGCCAGGGCTCGGTCCCGATCCTGGTCTTCGACGCCTGGGAGCACGCCTTCTACCTCCAGTACAAGAACCAGAAGGTCGACTTCATCGAGGCGATGTGGCAGGTCGTCAACTGGCAGGACGTGGCCAAGCGTTACGCCGCCGCCAAGGAGCGCGCGGACGTGCTGCTGCTCGCCCCCTGATGTGACGCCGGCGCACCACAGACGTCCTGCCTCGTGATCGTCTTCTCAACCTTCACCACGGCAGGCGGATGGACGGAGAGCCCCCGCGAGGACGTGACTCGCGGGGGCTTTCCCCTGCGCTGAACCGGGTTGTTAGCCATTTAGCTCATATGCTAAACATGGGACATGGAACCACCCTCCGGCGCTGCCTCTCCCTCCGCCTCCGGCCTTGCCCCCGCTTCCGATGACGAGGCGAGCGCCTTCCGCGCGCTGGCCGACCCCACCAGGCGCCAGATCCTGGAGGATCTGCGCGGGGGCGAGCTGGCCGCCGGGGAGATCGCGAGCCGGTTCTCGATCAGCGCCCCGTCCATCTCGCGCCATCTGGGCGTCCTCAAAGGGGCCGGGCTCGTCACCGAGCGCCGTGACGCCAACCGCATCCTCTACTCGCTCGCCGAGGAGCGCCTCGCCATGTGCGTGGGGCGCTTCCTGAGCGCGGTGTGCCCCGAACAGATCGTGCTCCGCCACACGAAGTGGCGCCCCTCCCCCGAAGGCGACGCCTCATGATCCGGCCCCGGCTCTCCAGCACCATCGAACGCCGCCTTTTGGTGAACTACCGGGTGGACCCGCACGTCGCGGCGGCCCTGCTGCCCGCGCCGCTGCGGCCCCAACTGGTGCGCGGCCAGGCGGTGGCGGGCATCTGCCTGCTCCGGATCGGCGGCGTCCGCCCCGGCTGGGCCCCGGCGGTGACCGGGCTGACCAGCGAGAACGCGGCGCACCGGATCTCCGTCGAGTGGGACGGCCCGGACGGTGTGGAGCGCGGCGTCTACATCCCGCGCCGTGACACCGCCTCCCGCCTCAACGCCTTCGCGGGCGGCCGGATCTACCCCGGTGAGCACGGCCGGGCGGACTTCACGGTGCGGGAGGAGGCCGACGCGGTACGGGTGGCCTTCGCGACCCGGGACGGTGAGGTGGAGGTCGACGCGACGGTGGAGCCGGCCGAGGAGCTGCGCGGGAGCGGGCTGTTCACGGACCTGGCGGAGGCGTCGGAGTTCTTCCGCCTGGGCAGCCGGGGCCTCTCCCCCAACGCCGGGGGCACGCACCTGGACGTCCTCGAACTCTCCACGGACGCCTGGAAGGTGACGGCGGGCCGGCCCCGTACCGTACGCTCCTCGTTCTTCGAGGACCCGGACCGCTTCCCGCCCGGCAGTGCGGTGCTGGACAGCGCCCTGGTGATGCGGGGCGTGGCGGCGGACTGGTCGCAGGGGGAGCCGATGCGGGTGGGGTGCGGGGCGGGGGTGGCGTAGGAGGGGCGTGAGGAACCCCGCGCCCCACGGGGCCGGTGCGGCGTGAGAGATCCCCGTGGCCTCATGGGGCCGGTGCGGCGTAAGAAATCCGCGCGCCTCATGGGGCCGGTGCGGCGTGAGAAATCCCCGTGCCTCATGGGGTCGTTGCGGCGTAAGAAATCCCCGCGCCTCAGCCGGGCGAGGCTGCCACGATGACCTTCGTACGCCTGCCCGCGCCCCCTCCCCGGAAGCGAGTCCATGAGTTCTGCCCCCGTCCCGGCCGACCCCACCGCCCTGCACCCGATGCCCGGCCAGCCGCGCGTGGTGCAGTTGAAGCCGCTGGTCACCTCGGAGCTGATCGAGGTGGGAGCGTACTCGTACTACGACGACCCGGAGCACGCCGCGGAGTTCGAGACCCGGAACGTGCTCTACCACTACGGGCCGGAGCGCCTGGTGATCGGGAAGTTCTGCGCGCTGGGCACGGGGGTGCGGTTCCTCATGAACGGCTCCAACCACCGGATGGACGGCCCGTCCACCTTCCCGTTCCCGACGCTCGGCGGCTCCTGGGCCGACCACTTCGACCTGCTGACGAACCTGCCCGACCGGGGCGACACGGTGATCGGCAACGACGTGTGGATCGGCTACGAGGCGGTCGTCATGCCGGGCGTCCGCATCGGGCACGGTGCGATCGTCAGCTCGCGGTCCGTGGTCGTCTCGGACGTCCCGGACTACGGCATCGTCGGCGGCAACCCGGCCCGGCTGCTCCGCACCCGTTACGAGGAGGCGGACATCGCGCGGCTGCTGGCGGTGGCCTGGTGGGACTGGCCGGCGGACCATCTGACGCGCCACATCCGTACGGTGATGTCGGGCACGGTGGCGGAGCTGGAGGCGGCGGCACGGGACGCGGGGTGAGGGGCCCGCGTGGTGTCCCGTGTCCCATGTCCCGCTGACGCCACCGCCACCGTCACCGCCGCCGGTCAGGCCATGGAGGTCGCCGGTTGCGGGGTGGACTTGCGGACCACCTTGGCGGCGCTGAGGTCGACGGAGTTCGGCAGCATCGCCTGCGGGCGCAGAAGATCCTTGAGCAGGTACTGCATCAGGTCGGCACCGGACGTGGCCTTGAGCGCGGCGGCGAGCTGCGGATTGGTGTCCGAGAGGCGCTGGATCTCCACAACGGCCCGTTCCACGAGACCCGGCACGATGTCGCGCCCCATCAGCGTGTTGGAACGCAGCCGCTCGGAGTAGGCCTTGGCCTCGGGGCCGGGGGTTCCGTAGGTCATGGCGCTGTGCTGGTCGGCCGCCACCTGGGCCATGACGAACATGATCTGGCCCCTGCGCTCGGCGTCCTGCTCCGCCATCATCTCGGCGACACCTTGGTCCATGTCGTACTCGGCCCTGTTCGCGCCGGGGTCGAACCTCCGTACCGGCAAGGAGAAGTCGGCCGAGAAGTCGGCCTCGCGGGCGGGGAGCTTACTCTGCGTCCGCGCCGGGTCCTTGGGGCTTCGCGCGCACGGTCGGGTAGTCGCGCTGGGCGAAGTCGCTGAGCATCAGCCAGCCCTGGCTCATGAGGGGGGAGTCGGTCAGCCGGATCTCGATACGGGCCGCCTCGCCGTTGCTGAAACGCGTGTCGCGGAACGGGCTCCCCGGCACCTCCAGGAAGAAGAAGACGAAGCCCTCGTTGGCCAGGCCGTGCTTGTCGTACGCCTCCGAGTTGTTCTCCGCGTCCGGGTCGTCCCGGAGCAGTTCGCTCTTCGACTTCATCCGTCCCCCGGTCACCATCTGCGCGGCCCGGGGCGCGGACGTGTAGTGGCACAGCACGCTCTGGTTCAGCGCGGCCGTCAGCCTGCTCCCGACCCCGGCGACCCAGCCCTGTGTGCCCCGCCCGGCGATCTCCTTGGCCATCCCCGCCCGGTTCAGCTCCGACAGCTCGCGGAAGTAGGAGGCCCCCTGCATGCCGAAGGCGGGGGCGCTGTCGGGCCATTCCGTGCGGTTCCACAGCATGCCGGTGTCAGTCATCGCCTGGAACGGGCCCCGCGCCTGGGCCGGGAGGTCGTTGTCCCGCTCGGACTGGTGCGCAACCACGTCGAACTCGGCATCGACGACTCGCCTGGCACTTTGCAGGAAGGCCAGGACGGCATCGCTCGCCCCCGTACGGGCTTCCGCGATCTTCATCTGGATTTCCATGAGCTTCGTCAGGCAGTGGACGGGGTCGCGTCTCGTATCGCTGTCGTAGTCGGCCACGGCGGCCCGCACCCCGGCCATGACGACGCCGCCAGGGTCCGGCTGGGTGCGGGTGAGCGCCTTCCACCGGCTCATCAGCCCTTCGGCACGGGGCTCCTCGGCGGGGAGGTCCGGCGCCAGGGGATCGTTCCCCTTGCGCTGGGCGACGGCCCCGGCGGCGGGCGTTGCTGTGTGGGTCCCTGGCTTGTGGGCTCCTGTCCCGGCTTCTACACACTGGACGGGTGCGGAGACCGGGCCCTTCCACTGCTGGATGACATGGGTCAGCTCGTGGGCGAGGGTGTGCTTGTCCTTCCCGCCGTCCCCCACGACCACGTGCTCGCCCGAGGTGTAGGCACGCGCCCCGACCTCGGCGGCGGACCGCTGGGCGACGGGGTCCGCGTGAATCCGTACGGCGGAGAAGTCCGCGCCGAGCCGGCTCTCCATCTCCCGCCGCAACGGCCCCTGAATCGGCCGCCCCGGCGACCGCAGCACCTGATGGGCCATCGCCCGCTGCACGGGCCGGTCCTCGCCCCCGCCACGCTCCTCCGGCTCCTCCCGCTCCCGGGCGACCAACTGGGCCACCGCCGCGTTGCCCAGGGCCCGCTGAAGCTGGTGCAACACCCCCGGAACGCCGGACTGCAACCTCTCCGGCCCCTCTCCCCCACCTGCCGGGCCCGGGCCGCGCGCTCCGCCCTGACATCGGTCGAACTACCGCGTGCGGGAGTGTGCATGGCGGTGCCTCTCAGGAGGCACGGCGGGACTTACTCCTGCCTACCTGCGAGCGCGTACGCACGGAAGGGCCGCCCAGCCATGACCGGGGGAAGAAATTTCTGCCCCCGGAAGGTGTCCGGACGGTGAACACAGCCTCTCGGAGCCAGGATTCGGGCCGCGCGGCCGATTCCCGTCAGCCGCCGAAGGCGCCGCCCTTCACACCGTCGATGAAGGCGGCCCAGTCCCCGGGCCCGAAGAGCTGAAGCCCCCGGCCGGGTTCTTGCTGTCCCGCACGGCCCGGCCACCGTCAGCGGTGTGGGCGACCTCGACGCAGTCCTGCGCAGCGCCCTGTGAGGCGGTCGATTTCTTGAATTCGGTCACGATCTGCTGATGCTTCATTCCGCTTCCTTCTCACTTTCCGGGATGCTCGCCAAGACCTCCCGGATGAACGAAAGACTCTGATCCGGCGTCAGGGCTGCCGCGCTCAGCGCTTCGAAGATCCTCGCATGTGCGGCCATTTCCTCAAGATCCTCGACGAGGACCGTGCTCGTCGTGGTGTCGTAGGCCACGGCTTCTGGAGCTGGCTCAGGCCCGAAGCTCAACATGACGAAGTGTGAGGAGAGATGCGCAGCACGCCACTCGGACATCGGTAGCACCTGGACCTGCACGTTCTGCCGCTGGGCGACGTGAAGGATGTGGAGCAGTTGCTCGCGATGGACCTTGGCCGATGGCATGGGAGCGGTAAGGGCGGGCTCCCAGATGATCGTCGCGAACCTCGCTCCGTCTTCCTCGATGAAGCCGCGGCGCACCCGCCTCACCGCGAGAACCTCTTCAACGGACTCGGGTGAGTGCACAGTGAGCCCTGAACTCAAGAGAGTGCGCAGGTAGTCGTCGGTCTGAAGAAGTCCGGGGATGAACAGCGGTTGCCAGGTGCGGATATAGGTCGCGTCCGTTTCCAGCGTGATGAAGTCCGTGAATCCGGTTTCCTTG is a genomic window of Streptomyces sp. SID8374 containing:
- a CDS encoding DUF4157 domain-containing protein; this translates as MLHQLQRALGNAAVAQLVAREREEPEERGGGEDRPVQRAMAHQVLRSPGRPIQGPLRREMESRLGADFSAVRIHADPVAQRSAAEVGARAYTSGEHVVVGDGGKDKHTLAHELTHVIQQWKGPVSAPVQCVEAGTGAHKPGTHTATPAAGAVAQRKGNDPLAPDLPAEEPRAEGLMSRWKALTRTQPDPGGVVMAGVRAAVADYDSDTRRDPVHCLTKLMEIQMKIAEARTGASDAVLAFLQSARRVVDAEFDVVAHQSERDNDLPAQARGPFQAMTDTGMLWNRTEWPDSAPAFGMQGASYFRELSELNRAGMAKEIAGRGTQGWVAGVGSRLTAALNQSVLCHYTSAPRAAQMVTGGRMKSKSELLRDDPDAENNSEAYDKHGLANEGFVFFFLEVPGSPFRDTRFSNGEAARIEIRLTDSPLMSQGWLMLSDFAQRDYPTVRAKPQGPGADAE
- a CDS encoding DUF397 domain-containing protein, with protein sequence MKHQQIVTEFKKSTASQGAAQDCVEVAHTADGGRAVRDSKNPAGGFSSSGPGTGPPSSTV
- a CDS encoding helix-turn-helix transcriptional regulator; this translates as MPAGGRPTVRSRRLGAALRRYREAAKLDQQHAADHIVGSKAKISRIEAGQVSAKPGDVRLLLELYGVEDRAAYQQLEQLARDSNKRGWWLNFDWITKETGFTDFITLETDATYIRTWQPLFIPGLLQTDDYLRTLLSSGLTVHSPESVEEVLAVRRVRRGFIEEDGARFATIIWEPALTAPMPSAKVHREQLLHILHVAQRQNVQVQVLPMSEWRAAHLSSHFVMLSFGPEPAPEAVAYDTTTSTVLVEDLEEMAAHARIFEALSAAALTPDQSLSFIREVLASIPESEKEAE